Proteins encoded by one window of Phycisphaerae bacterium:
- the mprF gene encoding bifunctional lysylphosphatidylglycerol flippase/synthetase MprF: protein MTDVQGRLPASMPSPPAEDPGVHPAPSLMHRLRFWAAVVVPIAFVVLALWLLHHQFRQYKLQDILAGVGELPTWRIGLAAVLTIVAFTVLAGYDWLGFRYINHPLPLRKIATAAFISYALSYNLGYTLITGGSLRYRLYSAWGLSASEIAKVVGFCLLTFWLGLAAIAGVGLLAEPETIGSALRLPPTLTWLLGIVLLVVVGAYVLATAVWRRSITLRSWTFHLPPPWISLCQIVVTVLDLALAGTVLYVLLPQDLGLSYFAVIGIYLISVVVGLASQVPGGLGVFETTFLHLLPGSTSSAAIAGSLLAYRGIYYLMPLALASLMLAAHEVELRFKRVPLSQETVRWLTSMAPQALGVITFISGAILLFSSATPTTPSRLYILAQFLPLHVLELSHLVGSITGAVLIILSRGIQLRLDGAFWLAVIFLFVGIIASLAKGLDYEESIVLSLLLLALLPARGFFYRRASLLDEPLSAGWMVACGVVLACSVWLGLFSYKHIEYRNELWWHFAFAADAPRFMRASVAVAAVLLLAAVGRLLRPARTRIEHSSKALLDQIRPVVAASREPCAHLALLGDKEFLINDVGDAFIMYAVRGRTWVAMGGPVGPTREHADLIWRYRELVDRSGGWPIFYQVRPDSLHLYLDLGLTLLKVGEEARVCLADFSLDGGERKSLRHTHAHAGREGCSFEVLPADQNHERIAELKEISDQWLAEKNTREKRFSLGYFEPDYIARCPLALVRREGRIIAFANLWLGAEKEELSLDLMRFRPDAGQGVMDFLLTSLMLWGRDEGYRHFGLGMAPLSGFHDHPLAPLWNRAGGFVFRHGEHFYNFEGLRQYKDKFHPEWSPRYLAAPGGLALPAILIDLAALISGGIRGVVKK, encoded by the coding sequence ATGACGGATGTTCAGGGGCGCCTTCCAGCCTCCATGCCATCGCCGCCCGCAGAGGACCCTGGCGTTCATCCCGCGCCGTCGCTGATGCACCGGCTTCGGTTCTGGGCGGCCGTCGTGGTGCCCATTGCGTTCGTCGTCCTGGCGCTTTGGTTGTTGCACCATCAGTTCCGGCAGTACAAGCTACAGGACATCCTGGCCGGCGTGGGCGAGCTCCCGACCTGGCGGATCGGACTTGCCGCTGTGCTGACCATCGTGGCGTTCACCGTGCTGGCCGGGTATGACTGGCTCGGCTTCCGCTATATCAACCACCCCTTGCCGCTGCGCAAGATCGCCACGGCGGCATTCATCAGCTATGCCCTCAGCTACAACCTGGGATACACGCTGATTACAGGCGGATCACTGCGCTATCGTCTCTATAGCGCCTGGGGGCTTTCGGCATCGGAGATCGCCAAGGTCGTGGGCTTCTGCCTGCTGACGTTCTGGCTGGGACTGGCCGCGATCGCCGGAGTCGGCCTGCTGGCGGAGCCCGAGACCATCGGCAGCGCGCTGCGCCTTCCCCCGACGTTGACCTGGCTGTTGGGCATCGTCCTGCTGGTCGTGGTCGGAGCGTATGTCCTGGCGACCGCGGTATGGAGGCGGTCCATCACGCTGCGATCGTGGACCTTTCACTTGCCGCCGCCGTGGATCTCGCTGTGTCAGATCGTGGTGACGGTCCTCGATCTCGCTCTGGCCGGAACCGTTCTTTACGTGCTGCTTCCGCAGGACCTGGGCTTGTCCTACTTCGCCGTCATCGGCATCTACCTGATATCCGTGGTCGTCGGACTTGCCAGCCAGGTTCCCGGTGGGCTGGGCGTATTCGAGACGACATTCCTTCACCTGCTTCCGGGGTCAACGAGTTCCGCCGCCATCGCAGGATCGCTGCTCGCCTACCGTGGTATCTACTACCTCATGCCCCTCGCGCTGGCATCGCTGATGCTCGCGGCTCATGAAGTCGAGCTGCGTTTCAAGCGCGTTCCGCTTTCGCAGGAGACGGTCCGCTGGCTGACATCAATGGCTCCGCAGGCGTTGGGCGTCATTACGTTTATCAGCGGTGCCATTTTGCTGTTCTCGAGCGCGACGCCCACGACTCCTTCCCGTTTGTACATCCTTGCCCAGTTTCTGCCGCTTCATGTCCTCGAACTCTCGCATCTGGTGGGGAGCATCACCGGGGCGGTTCTCATTATTCTCTCGCGGGGTATCCAGCTTCGCCTCGACGGCGCCTTCTGGTTGGCCGTGATCTTTCTGTTCGTGGGAATCATCGCCTCGCTGGCCAAGGGACTGGACTACGAGGAGTCGATCGTCCTGTCTCTGCTTCTGCTCGCCCTTCTCCCCGCCCGCGGATTCTTCTATCGACGCGCCTCGCTGCTGGACGAGCCGCTCAGCGCCGGCTGGATGGTCGCCTGTGGCGTGGTCCTGGCCTGCTCCGTCTGGCTCGGGCTCTTCTCCTACAAGCACATCGAATATCGCAACGAGCTCTGGTGGCATTTCGCCTTCGCCGCCGACGCCCCGCGCTTCATGCGGGCGAGCGTGGCCGTCGCCGCCGTCCTGCTTCTCGCCGCAGTCGGACGCCTGCTGCGTCCCGCGCGCACACGGATCGAACATTCCTCCAAGGCACTGCTCGACCAGATCCGACCGGTCGTCGCCGCGAGCCGGGAGCCATGCGCCCATCTCGCTCTGCTGGGCGACAAGGAGTTTCTGATCAACGACGTCGGCGATGCATTCATCATGTATGCGGTTCGCGGCCGCACCTGGGTGGCCATGGGCGGTCCCGTTGGTCCGACACGGGAGCACGCCGACCTCATCTGGCGCTACCGCGAACTCGTCGACCGCAGCGGCGGCTGGCCCATCTTCTACCAGGTACGACCCGATAGCCTGCACCTCTACCTCGATCTTGGACTGACGCTGCTCAAGGTGGGCGAGGAGGCTCGGGTCTGCCTCGCCGATTTCTCACTCGATGGGGGCGAGCGCAAGAGTCTCCGCCATACGCATGCCCACGCCGGGCGCGAAGGCTGCTCATTCGAGGTGCTCCCCGCCGATCAGAATCACGAACGGATCGCGGAGTTGAAAGAAATCTCAGACCAATGGCTGGCGGAAAAGAACACACGGGAGAAGCGTTTCTCGCTGGGATACTTCGAGCCCGACTACATCGCCCGCTGCCCGCTGGCGTTGGTCCGCCGGGAAGGCCGCATCATCGCCTTCGCCAATCTCTGGCTCGGTGCAGAAAAAGAAGAACTCTCCCTCGACCTGATGCGCTTTCGCCCCGACGCCGGGCAAGGCGTGATGGACTTCCTCCTCACCAGCCTCATGCTCTGGGGACGTGACGAAGGCTACCGTCACTTCGGCCTGGGCATGGCCCCCCTTTCCGGATTCCACGACCATCCCCTCGCTCCGCTGTGGAACCGTGCTGGCGGATTCGTCTTCCGCCACGGCGAGCACTTCTACAACTTCGAGGGGCTGCGGCAGTACAAGGACAAGTTCCATCCGGAGTGGTCGCCGCGCTACCTGGCCGCCCCGGGCGGACTCGCCCTGCCCGCGATCCTCATCGACCTGGCGGCCCTCATCAGCGGCGGCATTCGCGGCGTGGTGAAGAAGTGA